In Pseudofrankia saprophytica, one genomic interval encodes:
- a CDS encoding AMP-binding protein encodes MSDGVWGSAPRHTTTELLVRRIEKEPDTEYLDIGGTRLTAAQVGEAAARLGGGLRELGVAPGDRVAMLLENSPEMLVAWWAAQWAGAVAVPINTAYKGEYLRHQLRDSGATVLVAAADLADRAAAVSGDLDELAHVVVAGGADASAFPDAADASAFPGADAPVFPGTAGHRLDDLLTSTPLAEPVARRPSDLATFIYTGGTTGLSKGCMLSHNYHEALSRQIGYSWGRTADDVIWTPLPMFHYNALVTAVIGTLVYGGRAAIYRRFSVSNFWPEMNRTGATMTSTLGTMAYLLAHDVDRPEMPRSGASAANTSLRLMGAAPLPPEVDDVIRSRFGIDTFSGAYGVTEASLISWQPPGVRNRPRAAGVINTEYFDVRIFDDEDNELPWGTDGEIVIRPKLPHVMFEGYWGRPEVTVETSRNWWYHTGDIGKIDEGGYLYFVDRLADYLRRRGENIASFEVERILMGHGQLADVAVHAVPSQLTEDDVKVTATRVAGSTLTEEELFRWCVDALPYFVLPRYIEFRDELPRSPVGRVLKRELRAEGVTPATWDVETSGVAYEKR; translated from the coding sequence GTGAGTGACGGCGTCTGGGGGAGTGCCCCGCGGCACACGACCACCGAGCTGCTGGTGCGGCGGATCGAGAAGGAGCCGGACACCGAGTACCTGGACATCGGCGGCACCAGGCTGACGGCCGCCCAGGTCGGCGAGGCGGCGGCACGGCTGGGCGGGGGCCTGCGGGAGCTCGGGGTCGCGCCGGGCGACCGGGTGGCGATGCTGTTGGAGAACTCGCCGGAGATGCTCGTCGCCTGGTGGGCGGCGCAGTGGGCGGGCGCGGTGGCGGTGCCGATCAACACCGCCTACAAGGGCGAGTACCTGCGTCATCAGCTGCGCGACTCGGGCGCGACGGTCCTGGTCGCCGCCGCCGACCTCGCGGACCGCGCCGCGGCCGTGTCCGGTGATCTCGACGAGCTGGCGCACGTGGTGGTCGCCGGTGGCGCGGACGCGTCGGCCTTCCCGGACGCGGCCGACGCGTCGGCGTTCCCGGGGGCGGACGCGCCGGTGTTCCCGGGCACGGCCGGCCATCGGCTCGACGACCTGCTCACGAGCACGCCGCTGGCGGAGCCGGTCGCGCGCCGTCCCTCGGACCTGGCGACATTCATCTACACGGGTGGGACGACGGGGCTGTCGAAGGGCTGCATGCTCAGCCACAACTACCACGAGGCGCTGTCCAGGCAGATCGGGTACAGCTGGGGCCGGACGGCGGACGACGTGATCTGGACGCCGCTGCCGATGTTCCACTACAACGCGCTGGTCACGGCGGTGATCGGCACGCTGGTGTACGGCGGGCGGGCGGCGATCTACCGGCGGTTCTCCGTGTCGAACTTCTGGCCGGAGATGAACCGCACCGGGGCGACGATGACCTCGACGCTCGGGACGATGGCCTACCTGCTGGCGCACGACGTGGACCGGCCGGAGATGCCGCGCTCGGGTGCCTCGGCGGCGAACACGTCGCTACGGCTGATGGGCGCGGCGCCGCTGCCGCCCGAGGTCGACGACGTGATCCGGTCCCGGTTCGGGATCGACACGTTCTCCGGCGCGTACGGGGTGACGGAGGCCAGCCTGATCTCCTGGCAGCCGCCGGGGGTACGCAACAGGCCACGGGCCGCCGGTGTGATCAACACCGAGTACTTCGACGTGCGGATCTTCGACGACGAGGACAACGAGCTGCCCTGGGGCACCGACGGGGAGATCGTGATCCGGCCGAAGCTGCCGCACGTCATGTTCGAGGGGTACTGGGGCCGGCCCGAGGTCACGGTGGAGACCAGCCGGAACTGGTGGTACCACACCGGCGACATCGGGAAGATCGACGAGGGCGGCTACCTCTACTTCGTCGACCGCTTGGCCGACTACCTGCGCCGCCGCGGCGAGAACATCGCGAGCTTCGAGGTCGAGCGGATCCTGATGGGCCACGGCCAGCTCGCCGACGTCGCCGTGCACGCGGTCCCGAGCCAGCTCACCGAGGACGACGTGAAGGTGACCGCGACCCGGGTCGCCGGCTCCACGCTCACCGAGGAGGAGCTGTTCCGGTGGTGCGTCGACGCGCTGCCGTACTTCGTCCTGCCGCGTTACATCGAGTTCCGTGACGAGCTGCCCCGCAGCCCTGTCGGCAGGGTCCTCAAGCGGGAGCTGCGCGCCGAGGGCGTCACCCCGGCGACCTGGGACGTCGAGACCTCCGGCGTCGCCTACGAGAAGCGCTGA
- a CDS encoding ABC transporter substrate-binding protein — MAVGHQAEPIKLGVLQDFTIPPGSSYDTRQDFLDALALVFREARESGLLDRPVELVERDADGLPTGSVKSVIDAYGELVDEGCLAVFGPHISENTLALRPEIERRFRVPSISVCGADQWLGKWTFALPNGSMTDEPIILAHLAAKAGARTVGVLAERSVIGQLYARSFRDACREQGLRILAEETIAQTGQDIGDAVRSIHGSKPDALVHLGFGYGVIRINEALAAAGWDPPRYMGTAFEDAYFSDEIWDAYVGWVGLEQYDEENLVGQRFLDRFEAAYGRRPQYYAPGLCHDAGVALARAFAGAEPLSPRGVRDALERVKLVPAASGAPGTTISFGQWTRRGWMGSSYLVARAFEPDRRSHHLVARFEPR, encoded by the coding sequence GTGGCCGTGGGACACCAGGCGGAGCCGATCAAGCTCGGGGTGCTTCAGGACTTCACCATCCCGCCCGGGAGCTCGTACGACACCCGGCAGGACTTTCTCGACGCGCTGGCACTGGTCTTCCGCGAGGCGCGGGAGTCTGGTCTGCTCGACCGGCCGGTGGAGCTCGTCGAGCGCGACGCCGACGGGTTACCGACCGGCAGCGTGAAGTCCGTGATCGACGCCTACGGGGAGCTCGTCGACGAGGGCTGCCTCGCTGTCTTCGGCCCGCACATCTCCGAGAACACGCTCGCCCTGCGGCCGGAGATCGAGCGGCGGTTCCGGGTGCCGTCGATCAGCGTCTGCGGCGCCGACCAGTGGCTCGGGAAGTGGACGTTCGCGCTGCCGAACGGGTCGATGACCGACGAGCCGATCATCCTCGCGCACCTCGCCGCGAAGGCCGGCGCGCGCACGGTGGGGGTGCTCGCGGAGCGCTCGGTGATCGGCCAGCTGTACGCGCGCAGCTTCCGCGACGCCTGCCGGGAGCAGGGGCTGCGCATCCTCGCGGAGGAGACCATCGCGCAGACCGGCCAGGACATCGGCGACGCGGTGCGCTCGATCCACGGGTCCAAGCCCGACGCGCTCGTGCACCTCGGCTTCGGCTACGGCGTGATCCGCATCAACGAGGCGCTGGCGGCCGCCGGGTGGGACCCGCCGCGGTACATGGGGACCGCGTTCGAGGACGCGTACTTCTCGGACGAGATCTGGGACGCGTACGTCGGCTGGGTCGGGCTGGAGCAGTACGACGAGGAGAACCTGGTCGGCCAGCGGTTCCTGGACCGCTTCGAGGCCGCGTACGGCCGCCGGCCTCAGTACTACGCGCCGGGTCTGTGCCACGACGCCGGCGTGGCGCTGGCGCGTGCGTTCGCGGGCGCCGAACCGCTGTCGCCGCGGGGCGTGCGGGACGCCCTCGAACGGGTGAAGCTCGTGCCGGCGGCCTCCGGCGCCCCGGGGACGACGATCTCCTTCGGCCAGTGGACCCGCCGCGGGTGGATGGGCTCGAGCTACCTGGTCGCCCGCGCCTTCGAGCCCGACCGCAGGTCCCACCACCTCGTCGCAAGGTTCGAGCCTCGGTGA
- a CDS encoding response regulator yields MIRVLLVDDQALLRAGLRMILENADDMDVVGEAEDGVTATVLAMETEPDVILMDIRMPAVDGLEATRRIRAAVPDGPRILILTTFDLDEYVYAALRAGASGFLLKDTLAADLLSGIRAVAKGDAIVAPPVTRRLIERHIGTSGDPLPRTEAELRVLTEREREVLALVARGLSNAEIAGRLFLTEGTVKGHISRILAKLGLRDRVQAVIFSYECGLVRAGA; encoded by the coding sequence ATGATTCGAGTGCTCCTGGTCGATGACCAGGCCCTGCTCCGCGCCGGGCTGCGGATGATCCTCGAAAACGCCGACGACATGGACGTCGTCGGGGAGGCCGAGGACGGCGTGACGGCCACCGTCCTGGCGATGGAGACGGAACCCGATGTGATCCTGATGGACATTCGCATGCCAGCGGTCGACGGGCTGGAGGCCACCCGCCGCATCCGAGCGGCGGTTCCGGACGGGCCGCGCATCCTGATCCTCACCACCTTCGACCTCGACGAGTACGTGTACGCGGCGCTGCGGGCCGGCGCCAGCGGGTTTCTCCTCAAGGACACCCTCGCCGCCGACCTGCTGTCCGGGATCCGCGCAGTGGCCAAAGGCGATGCCATCGTCGCGCCACCCGTTACCCGGCGGCTCATCGAACGGCACATCGGCACATCCGGGGACCCGCTGCCCCGTACCGAGGCCGAGCTCCGCGTGCTCACCGAGCGGGAGCGAGAGGTGCTCGCACTGGTAGCCCGAGGGTTGTCCAACGCCGAGATCGCTGGGCGTCTCTTCCTCACCGAGGGAACCGTCAAGGGCCATATCAGCCGCATCCTGGCCAAGCTCGGCCTCCGGGACCGCGTGCAGGCCGTGATCTTCTCCTACGAATGTGGCCTGGTCCGTGCCGGCGCGTGA
- a CDS encoding sensor histidine kinase: MPVVMFTTLTCDGFRAGMPGTKVLPGMGIHPAALRGALRAPSLQDAGLAALLLIATWAVKGVRPRPAVGGLFADAIWLRESPARWVLIGVCVAAVAVRRRWPVAALVVASLATLVQMVVAAGPVPADLAALIVLYTIAAARRRKLSLALLGAALAVATVWSAYVALDGKADGWLYGPAGRGGQGAMPVASGPPREATVDPPRRGGELGGYGPTDWGGIPVLGSLLAVAWAIGWGIQSRRAYVGELTARARDLERERDQQAALAVAAERARITRELHDVVAHGLAVIVMQAQGGAAAFAKRPADTLAALDTIITAGRASLADMRQVLSSDGKFDDPARPVPGLAQLPRLVDQVRRAGTPIQLHIDGSPRPLPTSVDVSSYRIVQEALTNTMKHAGPGACAQVVVSYRSDELRIDASDNGTGESTSDQTGNGLRGMRERAVLLGGEVKSGPRPDGGYVVQARIPLNPGESA; this comes from the coding sequence GTGCCCGTGGTCATGTTCACCACCCTGACCTGCGACGGGTTCCGGGCCGGGATGCCAGGCACTAAGGTGTTGCCCGGTATGGGGATTCACCCGGCCGCCCTCCGTGGCGCCCTTCGCGCACCGAGCCTTCAGGATGCCGGCCTCGCCGCCCTGCTGCTGATCGCCACATGGGCGGTCAAGGGTGTCCGCCCGAGGCCGGCGGTCGGCGGCCTGTTCGCTGACGCGATCTGGCTGCGGGAATCGCCGGCCCGATGGGTCCTGATCGGCGTCTGCGTCGCGGCCGTGGCGGTGCGGCGCCGGTGGCCGGTCGCGGCGCTCGTCGTGGCGTCACTCGCCACCCTGGTACAGATGGTGGTGGCGGCCGGGCCCGTGCCCGCTGACCTGGCCGCCCTGATCGTCCTTTACACGATCGCCGCCGCGCGGCGGCGCAAGCTGTCGCTCGCACTGCTCGGTGCCGCTCTGGCGGTGGCGACGGTGTGGTCGGCGTACGTGGCCCTCGACGGCAAGGCCGATGGCTGGCTCTACGGGCCCGCCGGCCGCGGTGGGCAGGGAGCGATGCCGGTGGCTTCTGGCCCGCCGCGGGAGGCGACCGTCGATCCACCTCGGCGCGGCGGGGAACTTGGCGGGTACGGGCCAACGGACTGGGGCGGGATCCCGGTCCTCGGCTCCCTGCTGGCCGTGGCTTGGGCGATCGGGTGGGGTATCCAGAGCCGCCGCGCCTACGTCGGCGAGCTCACCGCGAGGGCACGGGACCTGGAGCGCGAGCGCGACCAGCAGGCCGCGCTCGCGGTGGCCGCCGAGCGGGCCAGGATCACCCGCGAGCTGCACGACGTGGTGGCACATGGCCTGGCCGTCATCGTGATGCAGGCGCAGGGCGGCGCCGCGGCGTTCGCCAAGCGGCCCGCCGACACCCTCGCCGCGCTGGACACCATCATCACTGCCGGCCGGGCCTCGCTCGCCGACATGCGTCAGGTGCTGTCCTCGGACGGGAAATTCGACGATCCGGCGCGACCGGTGCCGGGCCTGGCGCAGTTGCCCCGCCTCGTGGACCAGGTACGGCGGGCGGGTACCCCGATCCAGTTGCACATCGACGGATCGCCGCGACCGCTGCCCACAAGCGTGGACGTATCGTCGTACCGGATCGTCCAGGAGGCCCTGACCAACACCATGAAGCATGCCGGGCCGGGAGCGTGCGCCCAGGTGGTGGTGTCCTACCGAAGCGACGAGTTGCGGATCGACGCCAGCGACAACGGCACCGGCGAGTCGACCTCCGACCAGACCGGCAACGGCCTGCGGGGCATGCGGGAACGCGCGGTGTTGCTGGGCGGCGAGGTGAAGTCCGGGCCAAGACCGGACGGCGGGTATGTCGTGCAGGCCCGCATCCCCCTCAATCCGGGGGAGTCCGCATGA
- a CDS encoding pectin acetylesterase-family hydrolase, which yields MTTGTSETIPVRRILARMTNISRGGGGRPRHHRMLNSPLLLCAALMLGLAGCGAATSSAPKDSASTDVNHRGSTWEKIVPAGDCHCADGSQFAFWERRADPTKVVLFLNGGGVCWDAIMCALADANGENGENDNYDYNLNSLQRDGPDTGIGMFDFNRTDSPFATYSFVYVSSCTGDALLGNVSRKYSPKLTIEHRGYVDGTAALSYITEHYPNATQVVVIGKTAGSVAAPTYGGLVADRLPKARVIVFGAQSGAWPDNPDFNTNILDARWAAYHTMPTWAVNGLTASDWGPRQLWIQAGRHNPNLVLARFDFAYDPHAAREVTSWMASNPPDLLAEIDRNEAAIEAAGVPLHSYTAPGDDHGIFEFDKFYEISVNGIRLVDWLKELVTSEPPDDVHCDKCAP from the coding sequence ATGACCACGGGCACGTCCGAGACGATTCCGGTACGGCGCATCCTGGCACGCATGACCAACATCTCCCGTGGTGGTGGCGGCCGCCCTCGTCATCACCGCATGCTGAATTCTCCTCTTCTTCTGTGTGCCGCTCTGATGCTGGGGCTGGCCGGTTGTGGCGCCGCCACGAGCAGCGCGCCGAAGGACAGCGCATCCACGGACGTCAACCACCGCGGCTCGACCTGGGAAAAGATCGTGCCGGCAGGCGATTGCCACTGCGCCGACGGCAGCCAGTTTGCCTTCTGGGAACGGCGGGCCGACCCGACCAAGGTCGTGCTCTTCCTTAACGGCGGCGGCGTCTGCTGGGACGCCATCATGTGTGCCCTCGCGGACGCCAACGGCGAGAACGGCGAGAACGATAACTACGACTACAACCTCAACAGCCTCCAGCGCGATGGTCCCGATACCGGAATAGGAATGTTCGATTTCAACCGGACCGACAGCCCTTTCGCCACCTACTCGTTCGTCTATGTGAGCTCATGCACCGGCGACGCGCTTCTGGGTAACGTCTCCCGGAAATACTCGCCGAAGCTGACCATCGAACACCGCGGCTACGTCGATGGCACGGCGGCCCTCAGCTACATCACCGAGCACTACCCGAACGCCACCCAGGTCGTGGTCATCGGCAAGACGGCGGGGTCGGTCGCCGCCCCCACCTACGGCGGCCTCGTCGCCGACCGGCTCCCCAAAGCCAGAGTCATCGTGTTCGGCGCACAGTCCGGTGCCTGGCCTGACAACCCCGATTTCAACACCAACATCCTCGATGCACGGTGGGCCGCCTACCACACCATGCCCACGTGGGCAGTCAACGGGCTCACCGCCAGCGACTGGGGCCCCCGTCAGCTCTGGATCCAGGCCGGCCGGCACAACCCCAACCTCGTGCTGGCCCGTTTCGACTTCGCCTACGACCCGCACGCGGCACGAGAGGTCACATCATGGATGGCCAGCAATCCACCAGACCTGCTCGCCGAGATCGACCGGAACGAGGCGGCGATCGAGGCCGCCGGAGTACCCCTGCACAGCTACACCGCACCCGGCGACGACCACGGAATCTTCGAGTTCGACAAGTTCTATGAAATCAGCGTGAATGGCATACGGCTAGTCGACTGGCTCAAGGAACTGGTCACCAGCGAACCACCCGACGACGTCCACTGCGACAAGTGCGCTCCGTAG
- a CDS encoding ArsR/SmtB family transcription factor: MARAATTSDVFNAIAEPQRREILVLLRAGERPVTELAQELGMTQPGASKHLRVLREVGLVRDRRVGKQRLYGLDARGLRPVHEWAGGFERFWNESFDRLDAYVRDLKQARQEE, translated from the coding sequence ATGGCACGAGCAGCGACGACGTCGGACGTCTTCAACGCGATCGCCGAGCCGCAGCGTCGGGAGATCCTGGTGCTGCTGCGGGCGGGTGAGCGGCCGGTGACCGAGCTGGCCCAGGAGCTGGGGATGACCCAGCCGGGGGCGTCCAAACACCTGCGGGTGCTGCGGGAGGTCGGGCTGGTGCGGGACCGCAGGGTAGGCAAGCAACGCCTGTACGGCCTTGACGCCCGCGGGCTGCGGCCGGTTCACGAGTGGGCCGGCGGGTTCGAGCGGTTCTGGAACGAGAGCTTCGACCGGCTGGACGCATACGTGCGGGACCTCAAGCAGGCAAGGCAGGAGGAGTAG
- a CDS encoding SRPBCC family protein, translating into MSATGRGAPARSATADREIVISRVIDAPRELVFEAFTEVRHLSRWWGPEGFTTTTRAFEFRVGGEWDFVMHGPDGTDYQEWISWTRIAPPERIEMLHGESRGDPNAFESVLTFAPDGAATRIEMRTVFPTRELRDEAVEKYHAIEGGQQTLNNLAAYVTEIIRTGAED; encoded by the coding sequence ATGAGCGCGACGGGACGAGGAGCGCCGGCGCGGTCCGCGACGGCTGACCGTGAGATCGTGATCTCCCGGGTCATCGACGCCCCACGGGAGCTGGTGTTCGAGGCGTTCACCGAGGTGCGGCACCTGTCGCGGTGGTGGGGACCGGAGGGGTTCACCACCACCACGAGGGCGTTCGAGTTCCGCGTCGGCGGGGAGTGGGACTTCGTGATGCACGGACCGGATGGGACGGACTACCAGGAGTGGATCTCCTGGACCAGGATCGCCCCGCCGGAGCGGATCGAGATGCTGCACGGTGAGTCCCGCGGCGACCCGAACGCCTTCGAGTCGGTCCTGACGTTCGCGCCCGACGGCGCGGCGACCCGGATCGAGATGCGCACGGTGTTCCCCACCAGAGAGCTGCGCGACGAGGCGGTCGAGAAGTACCACGCGATCGAGGGCGGCCAGCAGACCCTGAACAACCTGGCTGCCTACGTCACCGAGATCATTCGGACGGGAGCCGAGGACTGA
- a CDS encoding dihydrofolate reductase family protein, which produces MAGKVFFSVSMSLDGFIAPESPEELMGQQWMELQQWIFPLRFFRENLKLGEGGEEGRDNDIARETFERTGASVMGKRMFDAGEHAWPQEAPFHTPVFVVTHEKRDPWERPGGTTFHFVNDGIETALDQARDAAGDRDVRIAGGGATILEYINAGLIDEFTIALSPVLFGSGIRLFEGVDAGHVALEPIHAEPTRRVTHLTYTVQKR; this is translated from the coding sequence ATGGCCGGGAAGGTGTTCTTCAGCGTGTCGATGTCGCTGGACGGTTTCATCGCGCCCGAGTCCCCCGAGGAACTGATGGGGCAGCAGTGGATGGAGCTGCAGCAGTGGATATTCCCGCTGCGGTTCTTCCGGGAGAACCTGAAGCTCGGCGAGGGCGGCGAGGAAGGGCGCGACAACGACATCGCGCGGGAGACGTTCGAGCGCACCGGCGCGAGCGTCATGGGCAAGCGCATGTTCGACGCCGGCGAGCACGCGTGGCCGCAGGAGGCGCCGTTCCACACGCCGGTCTTCGTCGTGACGCACGAGAAGCGTGACCCCTGGGAGCGGCCGGGCGGGACCACCTTCCACTTCGTCAACGACGGCATCGAAACCGCGCTCGACCAGGCCCGCGACGCCGCCGGCGACCGGGACGTCCGCATCGCGGGCGGCGGCGCGACGATCCTGGAGTACATCAACGCCGGCCTGATCGACGAGTTCACGATCGCGCTCTCACCCGTACTGTTCGGCTCCGGAATCCGCCTGTTCGAGGGCGTGGACGCAGGCCACGTCGCCCTGGAACCGATCCACGCGGAGCCGACGCGGCGGGTGACCCACCTGACCTACACCGTCCAGAAACGGTAA
- a CDS encoding nuclear transport factor 2 family protein: MDVADRLALGELPARYGDLIDDRNWRDLDQIFLPEATFEIPGQVLDGLAEIRAFMTQARHPRTHIMTNIYVDETPDGVILRFRLVGMRPDGRISSGRYRDVVVKRPEGWRVASRVFTATPYDEPA, from the coding sequence ATGGACGTGGCCGACCGGCTGGCACTCGGCGAGCTCCCGGCCCGCTACGGCGACCTGATCGACGACCGCAACTGGCGGGACCTCGACCAGATCTTCCTGCCGGAGGCCACGTTCGAGATACCCGGCCAGGTCCTCGACGGGCTGGCCGAGATCCGGGCGTTCATGACCCAGGCGCGCCACCCGCGGACCCACATCATGACCAACATCTACGTCGACGAGACGCCGGACGGCGTCATCCTCCGGTTCCGCCTCGTGGGCATGCGGCCCGACGGCCGGATCAGCTCCGGCCGCTACCGCGACGTCGTGGTGAAGCGCCCGGAGGGCTGGCGGGTGGCAAGCCGGGTCTTCACGGCGACCCCATACGACGAGCCGGCGTAG
- a CDS encoding LLM class flavin-dependent oxidoreductase, whose translation MTDGRDAGRGRGASERAAPEDLVAEDLKVGLFVDARNPEPWRRPWREHYPRLLDLAAEADRLGADCIWLTEHHGFDDGYLPQPLVLAAAMASRTTRARIGTAVLLGPIRDPVHLAEEAALVDLVSGGRLELGLGAGYVPGEFELFGVDIAARFATLDAVFTRVRALLTDGGVTPGPLQRPVPMWLGYGGPVGARRAGRMGASLLTIGRRVAAAYLEGLAEGGHDRASARLAGDVDIVVADDPEAAYERIRPHYLYQLNSYRQAGRLGPPHTEAELGDRRGHGRARVQLNLLVLSVDEAVAEVRRRVEGLPVEHVYTWATVAQMPEDLVARHLQLWLGPVRDALSTA comes from the coding sequence ATGACTGATGGACGGGACGCCGGTCGAGGCCGTGGCGCGAGCGAGCGAGCTGCGCCGGAGGACCTGGTAGCGGAGGATCTGAAGGTCGGGCTGTTCGTGGACGCGCGCAACCCCGAGCCGTGGCGGCGCCCCTGGCGGGAGCACTATCCGAGGCTGCTCGACCTGGCCGCCGAGGCAGACCGGCTCGGCGCGGACTGTATCTGGCTCACCGAGCACCACGGGTTCGACGACGGGTACCTTCCGCAGCCTCTCGTGCTGGCCGCGGCCATGGCGAGCCGCACGACGCGGGCGAGGATCGGCACGGCCGTGCTGCTGGGGCCGATCCGCGATCCGGTCCACCTGGCGGAGGAGGCGGCACTCGTCGACCTGGTGTCGGGCGGCCGGCTGGAGCTCGGCCTCGGAGCGGGGTACGTGCCGGGCGAGTTCGAGCTGTTCGGCGTCGACATCGCGGCGCGGTTCGCCACCCTCGACGCGGTGTTCACCCGGGTCCGCGCCCTGCTGACCGACGGTGGCGTCACCCCGGGGCCGTTGCAGCGTCCGGTGCCGATGTGGCTGGGCTACGGCGGCCCGGTGGGTGCGCGCCGGGCCGGGCGGATGGGCGCGTCGCTGCTCACCATCGGCCGGCGAGTGGCGGCCGCCTATCTCGAGGGCCTTGCCGAGGGCGGGCACGACCGCGCGTCGGCCCGGCTGGCCGGCGACGTGGACATCGTGGTGGCCGACGACCCGGAAGCCGCCTACGAGCGGATCAGGCCGCACTACCTGTACCAGCTGAACTCCTACCGGCAGGCCGGTCGGCTGGGGCCACCGCACACCGAGGCGGAGCTCGGCGACCGGCGCGGGCACGGCCGGGCCCGCGTGCAGCTGAACCTGCTCGTGCTGTCCGTCGACGAGGCCGTGGCCGAGGTACGCCGCCGCGTCGAGGGCCTGCCGGTGGAGCACGTCTACACCTGGGCGACGGTCGCCCAGATGCCCGAGGACCTGGTCGCCCGTCACCTGCAGCTGTGGCTCGGACCAGTACGGGACGCGCTGTCGACGGCCTGA
- a CDS encoding LLM class flavin-dependent oxidoreductase, with the protein MSIGRFGLLMTNYTHDLAPGSLFGRIGDIARAVDESAFDTLWLPDHLMQGPVGDLEANRGAAERTADGPAGRHTPMFDAPTLLGALALLTARVRIGPLVSPVTTRHPALLAKAMTTVDVVSGGRAVVGLGAAWDADEHRRFGMAFPPARARVDRLEDAVRICRAMFDEPVVSLQGRQVSVDRAVNEPRPVSRRVPVLVGGTGARSLRIAATYADACNPIGEADVLRGAFAAVDRCCATLGRDPAKVARLAGVMFHRTADVPGLVADAFAAGADGVILVPWQIALSPEWVSAIGAQLRAEFGDD; encoded by the coding sequence ATGTCGATCGGGCGCTTCGGCCTGCTGATGACGAACTACACGCATGACCTCGCGCCGGGCTCGTTGTTCGGGCGGATCGGCGACATCGCCAGAGCCGTCGACGAGAGCGCCTTCGACACGTTGTGGCTGCCGGACCACCTCATGCAGGGGCCGGTCGGTGACCTCGAGGCCAACCGTGGCGCGGCCGAACGGACGGCGGACGGACCGGCCGGTCGGCACACCCCCATGTTCGACGCTCCGACCCTGCTCGGCGCGCTCGCGCTGCTGACGGCGCGAGTGCGGATCGGCCCGCTGGTCAGCCCGGTCACGACCCGTCATCCGGCGCTGCTCGCCAAGGCGATGACCACCGTCGACGTCGTCTCCGGCGGGCGCGCCGTCGTCGGCCTGGGGGCGGCCTGGGATGCCGACGAGCACCGGCGTTTCGGGATGGCGTTCCCGCCGGCGCGAGCGCGGGTGGACCGTCTCGAGGACGCCGTGCGGATCTGCCGCGCGATGTTCGACGAGCCGGTCGTGAGCCTTCAGGGCCGCCAGGTCTCGGTCGACCGGGCGGTCAACGAACCGCGACCGGTCAGCCGGCGGGTCCCGGTGCTGGTCGGCGGGACCGGCGCCCGGTCGCTGCGGATCGCGGCGACGTACGCCGATGCCTGCAACCCGATCGGCGAGGCCGACGTGCTGCGCGGGGCGTTCGCGGCGGTCGACCGGTGCTGCGCCACCCTTGGCCGGGACCCGGCCAAGGTCGCGCGGCTGGCTGGCGTGATGTTCCATCGGACCGCGGACGTGCCTGGCCTGGTGGCCGACGCGTTCGCCGCAGGCGCCGACGGCGTGATCCTCGTCCCCTGGCAGATCGCGCTGTCGCCGGAATGGGTGAGCGCCATCGGCGCCCAGCTGAGGGCGGAGTTTGGTGATGACTGA